The following are encoded together in the Thalassolituus oleivorans MIL-1 genome:
- the aceE gene encoding pyruvate dehydrogenase (acetyl-transferring), homodimeric type: MDDQLFTNDTDPQETKEWVDAIHSVIRAEGVERAHFLIERIAERATRDGMPLPYALNTPYRNTISPENEAPMPGDLFMERRIRSLVRWNALAMVMRANKEGAGDLGGHISSFASSATLYDVAFNHFFRAPNPTSEQSPLGDLIYYQGHVSPGIYARTYLEGRFQEADLERFRREALAPGLSSYPHPKLMPDYWQFPTVSMGLGPLQAIYQAHFMRYLSARELVPRKGRKVWAFLGDGECDEPETLGAIGLAGREKLENLIFVVNCNLQRLDGPVRGNGKIIQELESQFRGAGWNVIKVVWGRHWDPLLAKDRKGLLQKRMDETVDGEYQNYKAKGGKYTREHFFEKYPELKELIKDLSDEDIYKLNRGGHDPYKVYAAYHAAVNHTGQPTVILAHTVKGYGMGIEAEGQNQAHSVKKLDVEGLKAFRDRFDIPIRDEDLEHLPFYRPPADSPELTYMRKQREKLGGYLPQRTENWTALTAPDVSFFSSQLEGSGEREISTTMAFVRIMSQLVRDKSMGDRVVPIVPDEARTFGMEGLFRQMGIYSSEGQLYEPVDQGQVMYYREDKKGRILEEGINEAGAFAAWMAAASSYSTNGLAMIPFYIYYSMFGFQRIGDLAWAAGDMQCQGFLIGATSGRTTLNGEGLQHQDGHSHILASTIPNCISYDPTYAYELAVIIQDGLKRMYEKKEKVFYYITSLNENYVHPAMPEGVEEGIRRGIYRLRESTNQSDKKVQLLGSGAILREVEKAAVWLADKGISADVWSVTSFNELRRNGLDCERETMLSAGERGREAYVTLQLQTTAGPIVAATDHMKSYAEQIRPFIPAGRTYKTLGTDGFGRSDSRENLRQFFEVNWQHVAWSAGYELCRLQQLDLTELESWREELGIDASKPDPLYS; encoded by the coding sequence ATGGATGACCAGTTGTTCACGAATGATACCGACCCACAAGAGACAAAAGAATGGGTTGATGCCATTCATTCCGTAATTCGCGCAGAAGGTGTTGAGCGTGCGCATTTCTTAATCGAACGCATTGCCGAGCGGGCCACACGTGATGGAATGCCCCTACCTTATGCATTGAATACTCCCTATCGCAATACGATTTCGCCAGAGAATGAAGCCCCTATGCCAGGGGATTTGTTTATGGAGCGACGTATTCGTTCGCTCGTGCGTTGGAATGCGTTAGCGATGGTAATGCGCGCCAACAAAGAAGGTGCTGGTGACCTAGGTGGCCATATTTCCAGTTTTGCCTCGAGTGCCACGCTATATGATGTCGCATTTAATCACTTCTTCCGCGCACCAAATCCAACCAGTGAGCAATCGCCATTAGGGGATTTAATTTATTATCAAGGCCATGTTTCTCCGGGGATTTACGCGCGTACCTATTTAGAAGGCCGTTTCCAAGAGGCGGATTTGGAACGCTTTCGTCGTGAAGCGTTAGCGCCCGGTTTGTCGTCTTATCCACACCCCAAGTTGATGCCGGATTATTGGCAATTCCCGACAGTTTCTATGGGGCTGGGACCGTTGCAGGCAATTTATCAAGCGCACTTTATGCGCTATTTGTCGGCACGAGAATTAGTACCACGCAAGGGTCGAAAAGTGTGGGCATTCTTGGGTGATGGCGAATGTGATGAGCCAGAAACCTTAGGTGCTATTGGTTTGGCAGGGCGCGAAAAGCTCGAAAACCTAATCTTTGTTGTTAACTGCAATTTACAGCGTCTAGATGGCCCTGTGCGTGGTAACGGTAAAATTATCCAAGAATTAGAAAGCCAGTTCCGTGGCGCTGGCTGGAACGTCATTAAGGTGGTTTGGGGGCGCCATTGGGATCCCTTGCTAGCAAAAGATCGTAAAGGTTTATTGCAAAAGCGCATGGATGAAACCGTCGATGGTGAATATCAAAACTACAAAGCTAAGGGTGGTAAATACACCCGCGAGCATTTTTTCGAAAAATATCCTGAGCTAAAAGAATTAATCAAAGACTTGTCGGATGAAGATATTTATAAATTAAATCGTGGTGGTCACGATCCTTATAAAGTCTACGCGGCTTATCATGCAGCGGTAAATCATACGGGTCAGCCGACGGTTATTTTGGCCCATACCGTTAAAGGTTACGGTATGGGTATTGAGGCGGAAGGGCAGAACCAAGCGCACTCGGTTAAAAAGTTGGATGTCGAAGGTTTAAAAGCGTTCCGTGATCGCTTTGATATTCCTATTCGTGATGAAGATTTGGAGCATTTGCCATTTTATCGTCCTCCGGCAGATAGCCCTGAATTAACCTATATGCGTAAGCAGCGCGAAAAACTCGGCGGTTATTTACCCCAGCGCACCGAAAATTGGACCGCATTAACTGCACCTGATGTCTCATTTTTTAGTTCGCAATTAGAAGGTTCGGGCGAGCGTGAGATCTCTACGACCATGGCGTTTGTGCGCATTATGTCGCAGTTAGTGCGCGATAAAAGCATGGGGGATCGTGTCGTGCCTATTGTGCCTGATGAGGCGCGAACCTTTGGTATGGAAGGTTTATTCCGCCAAATGGGCATTTATTCGTCGGAAGGGCAATTATACGAACCGGTCGATCAAGGCCAGGTTATGTATTACCGCGAAGATAAAAAAGGCCGAATTCTAGAAGAAGGTATCAACGAAGCGGGTGCTTTTGCCGCATGGATGGCAGCAGCCAGCTCGTACAGCACGAATGGCTTGGCCATGATCCCGTTTTATATCTATTACTCCATGTTCGGTTTTCAGCGTATTGGCGATTTGGCATGGGCTGCGGGTGATATGCAGTGCCAAGGTTTCTTAATAGGCGCAACGTCAGGTCGAACGACGTTAAACGGAGAAGGTTTACAGCATCAGGATGGTCACAGTCATATTTTGGCTTCCACTATTCCTAACTGCATTTCTTACGATCCTACTTACGCCTACGAGCTGGCTGTGATCATTCAAGATGGCTTAAAACGTATGTACGAGAAGAAAGAAAAAGTCTTCTACTACATCACCAGCTTGAACGAAAACTACGTTCATCCAGCTATGCCTGAGGGCGTAGAAGAGGGTATTCGTCGAGGTATTTATCGTCTACGAGAATCCACTAATCAAAGCGATAAAAAAGTACAACTCTTGGGTAGTGGTGCGATTTTACGCGAAGTCGAAAAAGCCGCGGTTTGGCTTGCTGACAAAGGCATTAGTGCTGATGTTTGGAGTGTCACGTCATTTAATGAATTACGCCGTAATGGCTTGGATTGTGAACGTGAAACTATGCTATCTGCAGGCGAGCGCGGTCGTGAAGCGTATGTCACTCTGCAATTGCAAACAACGGCAGGGCCGATTGTTGCGGCTACCGATCATATGAAGTCTTATGCCGAACAAATACGCCCATTTATTCCTGCAGGTCGTACCTATAAAACCCTCGGAACGGATGGTTTTGGTCGCAGTGACTCACGCGAAAATTTACGTCAGTTCTTCGAAGTGAATTGGCAGCATGTCGCATGGTCAGCGGGTTATGAATTGTGTCGATTGCAACAGCTGGATTTAACAGAACTCGAATCTTGGCGAGAAGAGCTAGGTATTGATGCGAGCAAACCAGATCCGCTGTATAGCTAA
- a CDS encoding dihydrolipoyllysine-residue acetyltransferase, whose protein sequence is MTTVKIPDLGGASQVEVIEILVKVGDQVDVEQALIVLETDKASMEIPSEFAGTVTAISVALGDKVSEGDVFIELDTGTASAEATPSDQATPSEPAKEQSSPELESVVAISSAPAASTSEVQTIVVPDLGGAEGVEVIEVLVRAGDDINDEQAVVVLESDKASMEIPAGVAGHIEEVLVKLGDKLSQGDAMVRMTVTAAAPTLKAATTAPSVAASESKTKTNIEPSVTAPVKAVDDHVSSAVVHAGPSVRKLAREFGVDLGKLKGTGPKHRILKEDIQAFVKERVSGVAAVGGGAGIPPVPKVDFAKFGPVTTEPLNGIKRATAKAMTIASLNVPQVTQFDQADITSLEAFRKAQNETNKQGVRYSIVPFVLKAIARALEEFPTFNSSLAEDGESLILKQYIHIGVAVDTPKGLLVPVIRNVNGKTVTEIIQELSNKAELARLGKLPLTEMQGGCFSLSSLGGIGGTAFTPIVNPPEVAILGLSKAEMKPVWDGTSFQPRLMLPLSLSYDHRVVDGAEAARFGQCVVGYLEDMRTLLM, encoded by the coding sequence ATGACAACTGTAAAAATCCCAGACCTAGGTGGTGCCAGTCAGGTCGAGGTGATCGAGATTTTGGTAAAAGTAGGCGATCAGGTTGATGTAGAACAAGCACTGATCGTATTGGAAACCGATAAAGCCAGCATGGAAATTCCGTCTGAATTTGCCGGAACCGTGACGGCTATTAGTGTCGCATTGGGCGATAAAGTCAGCGAGGGCGATGTCTTTATTGAGTTAGATACCGGTACGGCAAGTGCAGAAGCTACGCCATCGGATCAAGCTACGCCATCTGAGCCGGCTAAAGAGCAAAGTAGCCCCGAGCTTGAGTCGGTGGTTGCTATAAGTAGCGCTCCTGCAGCTTCAACGTCAGAGGTTCAAACCATTGTTGTGCCTGATCTGGGCGGTGCTGAAGGCGTTGAGGTCATCGAAGTGCTGGTACGCGCGGGTGATGACATTAACGATGAGCAAGCGGTCGTTGTTCTTGAATCGGATAAAGCCAGCATGGAAATTCCTGCTGGTGTTGCTGGCCATATCGAAGAAGTGTTGGTGAAATTGGGCGATAAGCTTAGCCAAGGTGATGCAATGGTGCGCATGACCGTAACGGCGGCGGCACCGACACTGAAAGCCGCGACGACGGCTCCTAGCGTGGCTGCCAGCGAGAGCAAAACCAAAACCAATATAGAGCCGTCAGTTACCGCGCCTGTAAAGGCTGTAGACGATCATGTGAGTTCAGCAGTGGTTCATGCAGGGCCATCTGTGCGCAAACTCGCTCGTGAATTTGGTGTTGATTTAGGCAAGTTAAAAGGCACAGGTCCAAAACATCGAATCTTGAAAGAAGATATTCAAGCCTTTGTTAAGGAACGCGTGAGTGGTGTGGCAGCGGTAGGCGGAGGGGCAGGCATCCCACCTGTCCCGAAAGTGGACTTCGCTAAATTTGGGCCTGTAACCACTGAACCTTTGAATGGAATTAAACGCGCAACTGCGAAAGCGATGACAATTGCATCGTTGAACGTGCCGCAAGTCACGCAATTCGATCAAGCGGATATCACCAGCCTTGAAGCTTTCCGTAAGGCGCAAAACGAAACCAACAAACAGGGGGTGCGCTACTCCATCGTTCCCTTCGTATTAAAAGCCATTGCGCGAGCGTTAGAGGAGTTTCCTACCTTTAATTCGTCATTAGCCGAAGACGGTGAGTCGTTGATTTTAAAGCAGTATATTCATATCGGTGTTGCCGTAGATACACCTAAAGGCTTGCTTGTCCCTGTAATTCGTAATGTTAATGGCAAAACGGTTACAGAAATCATACAAGAACTGAGTAACAAAGCTGAGCTGGCCCGTTTAGGTAAGCTACCCTTAACAGAGATGCAGGGTGGTTGTTTCAGTTTGTCTAGTTTGGGTGGTATTGGTGGGACGGCATTTACGCCGATTGTTAACCCACCTGAGGTGGCAATATTGGGTTTGTCCAAAGCCGAAATGAAACCGGTCTGGGATGGAACCAGCTTCCAACCAAGGCTGATGTTGCCGTTGTCCCTTTCTTATGATCATCGCGTCGTAGATGGGGCTGAGGCCGCTAGATTTGGCCAATGCGTCGTGGGTTATCTCGAAGACATGAGAACCCTGCTTATGTAA